Proteins co-encoded in one Candida albicans SC5314 chromosome 3, complete sequence genomic window:
- the YAH1 gene encoding adrenodoxin (Protein similar to oxidoreductases; induced in high iron; Hap43-repressed), with product MFRLIPRLKPIIPSINRISLSVKPQPSTSQHCHTLRAFHTSPISLHGHLKKPNPGEELHITFITKDGKQLTYEVAEGDNILDIAQAHNLDMEGACGGSCACSTCHVIVDPEYYDRLEEPDDDENDMLDLAFGLTETSRLGCQVKMTKELDGIRVALPAMTRNLQSRDFN from the coding sequence ATGTTTAGATTAATACCAAGATTAAAACCAATAATACCATCAATAAATCGTATTTCTTTGTCCGTTAAACCACAACCATCAACTTCACAACATTGTCACACATTGCGAGCTTTCCATACATCACCAATTTCCCTTCATGGACACCTCAAAAAACCTAATCCAGGTGAAGAATTGCATATTACATTTATAACTAAGGATGGCAAACAATTAACTTATGAAGTTGCTGAAGGTGATAATATTTTGGATATAGCACAAGCACATAATTTGGATATGGAAGGAGCTTGTGGTGGTTCATGTGCCTGTAGTACATGTCATGTTATCGTTGATCCGGAATATTATGATAGATTAGAAGAAcctgatgatgatgaaaacGATATGTTGGATTTAGCATTTGGATTGACAGAAACTTCTAGATTAGGATGTCAAGTTAAAATGACTAAAGAATTAGATGGAATTAGAGTGGCATTACCGGCTATGACTAGAAATTTGCAGTCTCGagattttaattaa
- the VTI1 gene encoding v-SNARE protein (Ortholog(s) have SNAP receptor activity and role in Golgi to vacuole transport, intra-Golgi vesicle-mediated transport, macroautophagy, vacuole fusion, non-autophagic, vesicle fusion), whose product MSESFNTYESEFQFAIQEAQIKISQINSVDAEQRKNYLKSIEGANEEAREVLDQMTIEVSNLPSNQRSSYNAKIRNYRTELDTVTVTYNKLLDAQDKVELFGSNRYTDDSGDSSEQRKQLLSNNSSLERSSQRLHDSQRIAMETENIGSNILNDLRSQREQINGARNTLSQADNYVDRSVQTLKTMGRRLTANKFISYGIIAVLILLIFLVLFSKFS is encoded by the exons ATGTCAGAATCATTCAATACTTATGAATCGGAATTTCAATTTGCGATACAAGAAGCGCAAATTAAGATATCTCAAATTAATTCGGTTGATGCAG AGCAACGtaagaattatttaaaatcaattgaaggAGCCAATGAAGAAGCAAGAGAAGTACTTGATCAAATGACAATTGAAGTGTCGAATTTACCTTCGAATCAAAGATCATCATACAATGCTAAAATTCGAAACTATCGAACAGAATTAGATACTGTGACAGTGACATATAATAAACTTTTAGATGCTCAAGATaaagttgaattatttgGTAGTAATAGATATACCGATGATAGTGGCGATTCATCAGAACAACGTAAACAATTATTGAGTAATAATTCATCGTTAGAAAGATCATCACAACGATTACATGATAGTCAAAGAATTGCTATGGAAACAGAAAATATTGGTAGtaatattttgaatgatttaCGATCACAAAGAGAACAAATTAATGGTGCTAGAAATACATTACTGCAAGCAGATAATTATGTTGATCGTTCAGTACAAACCTTGAAAACTATGGGTCGTAGATTGACGGCTAATAAGTTTATAAGTTATGGAATAATTGCggtattgatattattaatatttttagttCTTTTCAGTAAATTTTCTTAG
- a CDS encoding uncharacterized protein (Putative glycoside hydrolase; stationary phase enriched protein; Hog1p-downregulated; shows colony morphology-related gene regulation by Ssn6p), translating into MTMDGSTPEEKRLKDIKFRQWGSYVGERQWATVREDYSADGDAWSALTFDDSRSRAYRWGEDGLAGVSDRKQFVNVTMALWNGKDPILKEKLFGVTNSQGNHGEDVKEQYYYLDNTPTHSYMKYLYKYPQNEYPYKQLVEENQKRSRLEKEFEITDTDIFKNNEYFDVVMESAKGDAPDELYFRITAYNRSDKAASLHILPHCTLRNIWSWGADEYQEVKKPHVKQIDEYTVEVETQKFGKRYLVFAPSPGFKESDPDVEPQLIFTENETNTKKLYNQDNKSKYVKDAFHEYVVDGKQEVVNPEKQGTKAAAWFTFKDIPAGEYVTIRYKFTNDKSEVDEFELDNIISKRQAEADEFYWHVTPYPISDELRQIQRQGFAGLLWTKQFYYFVHNYWANGDPDTIKPPMNRANGRNKEWKHLYTDEILSLPDKWEYPFFAAWDSAFHCIPFAMIDPRFAWMQLDHLVREWYMHPNGQIPAYEWNFSDVNPPVHAWAAYRVFKIERKMYGVESLDYLESIFQKLLINFTWWVNRKDAEGKNVFEGGFLGLDNIGVFNRSEELPTGGSLEQADSTGWMAFYSLQMLNIALELAKTRPVYENIASKFFEHFIIIADAMTFRGGDGDESTKDALWDDKDKFYYDAIRYSDHHVESLHVRSLVGLIPLYASLTIEPDLLNRYPSFKKRLNWFLVHQKKMSERNIASMETRGVGERMLLSLVSKDRLLAILDRMLNEDEFLSEYGIRSLSKYHKDHPYVKEVNGEKFTVAYLSGESDSGMFGGNSNWRGPIWFPTNFLLVEALQRFYLYYGPDLKVECPKGSGDYLNLAQCAQEIQHRLIRIFLPDEEGDRACNGGVDILNRDPLFKDYVPFYEYFDGDSGRGLGASHQTGWTSLVTKWIHDNAASNRVPRTPQTPKNRRRQSVFLHASEEANDDDEEELQKYVPKCGPMPGTLARRKSGKSLLNLTVNALDLGDEEGSATTKAAVCGQVGEGKSISEEELEKLHKVQSGASIDSNEAAQLDSDLLGQVRAAFKKFKSRTDEDEFEGDEFETRCS; encoded by the coding sequence ATGACTATGGATGGATCAACTcctgaagaaaaaagattAAAGGATATCAAATTTAGACAATGGGGTTCATATGTTGGTGAAAGACAATGGGCCACAGTTAGAGAGGATTATTCCGCTGATGGTGATGCTTGGTCCGCTTTAACTTTTGATGACTCTAGAAGTCGTGCTTATAGATGGGGTGAAGATGGGTTAGCAGGTGTATCTGATAGAAAACAATTTGTCAACGTTACCATGGCTTTATGGAATGGGAAAGATCCTATTCTTAAGGAAAAATTGTTTGGTGTAACCAATTCCCAGGGGAACCATGGTGAAGATGTCAAAGAACAGTATTACTACCTTGACAACACTCCTACCCATTCCTATATGAAGTATTTGTACAAGTACCCACAAAATGAGTATCCCTACAAGCAATTGGTGgaagaaaaccaaaaaagatcaagattagaaaaagaatttgaaattaccGATACTGAcatattcaaaaacaatgaatattttgatgTTGTTATGGAATCTGCAAAAGGTGATGCTCCTGATGAATTGTATTTTAGAATTACTGCTTACAATAGAAGTGATAAAGCTGCTTCCTTGCATATCTTGCCTCATTGTACATTGAGAAACATTTGGTCTTGGGGTGCCGACGAGTACCAAGAAGTGAAAAAACCACACGTTAAGCAAATTGATGAATACActgttgaagttgaaacACAAAAGTTTGGTAAACGTTATTTGGTATTTGCTCCATCGCCAGGGTTTAAAGAGTCTGATCCTGATGTTGAACCGCAGTTAATTTTCACAGAAAATGAAACCAACACGAAAAAATTGTACAATCAAGATAATAAAAGCAAGTATGTTAAAGACGCTTTCCATGAATATGTCGTTGATGGGAAACAAGAAGTAGTCAACCCAGAAAAACAAGGAACAAAAGCCGCTGCTTGGTTTACATTTAAAGATATCCCAGCTGGGGAGTATGTTACTATCCGTTACAAATTTACCAATGACAAATCAgaagttgatgaatttgagtTGGACAATATTATCAGTAAACGTCAAGCTGAGGCTGATGAATTTTATTGGCACGTTACACCATATCCAATTAGTGACGAGTTGAGACAAATTCAAAGACAAGGTTTTGCTGGGTTGCTTTGGACAAAAcagttttattattttgtcCACAATTATTGGGCAAATGGTGATCCAGATACAATTAAGCCGCCAATGAATCGTGCCAACGGTAGAAACAAGGAATGGAAACATTTGTATACTGATGAAATTTTGTCCTTACCCGATAAATGGGAGTACCCCTTTTTCGCTGCTTGGGATTCTGCCTTCCATTGTATTCCATTTGCTATGATTGATCCACGTTTTGCATGGATGCAATTAGATCATTTGGTGCGTGAATGGTATATGCACCCCAATGGACAAATTCCTGCCTATGAATGGAATTTTAGTGACGTGAACCCACCTGTCCATGCATGGGCTGCGTACAGAgtatttaaaattgaaagaaaaatgtaTGGGGTTGAAAGTCTTGATTACTTGGAATCTATCttccaaaaattgttgatcaattttaCTTGGTGGGTCAATAGAAAAGATGCTGAAGGGAAAAATGTTTTCGAAGGTGGGTTTTTAGGGTTGGATAATATTGGTGTTTTCAATAGATCAGAAGAGTTACCAACTGGAGGGAGCTTAGAACAAGCTGATTCAACTGGTTGGATGGCATTCTATTCTTTGCAAATGTTGAATATTGCCCTTGAGTTGGCTAAGACTAGACCAGTTTACGAAAATATTGCCTCCAAATTTTTCGAacatttcattattattgccGACGCCATGACTTTTAGAGGTGGTGATGGAGATGAAAGCACTAAAGATGCTTTGTGGGACGACAAGGATAAATTCTATTATGATGCTATTAGATACAGTGACCACCACGTTGAATCATTACATGTCAGATCATTGGTTGGTTTAATTCCGTTGTATGCTTCGTTGACCATTGAACCTGATCTTTTAAACAGATACCCATCATTCAAAAAACGTCTCAATTGGTTTCTAGTTcaccaaaagaaaatgtcAGAAAGAAACATTGCCTCAATGGAAACCAGAGGGGTTGGTGAAAGAAtgttattatcattagtCTCCAAAGACAGATTGTTGGCCATTTTGGACAGAATGTtgaatgaagatgaattcTTATCTGAATATGGTATTAGATCTTTATCAAAGTATCATAAGGACCATCCTTATGTTAAGGAAGTCAACGGAGAAAAATTCACCGTTGCTTATTTGTCAGGAGAATCAGATTCAGGAATGTTTGGTGGTAATTCGAATTGGAGAGGACCAATTTGGTTCCCAACTAATTTCTTATTAGTCGAAGCATTACAAAGATTCTATTTGTATTATGGACCTGATCTTAAAGTGGAGTGTCCTAAAGGGTCCGGTGATTACTTGAATTTGGCTCAATGTGCTCAAGAAATCCAGCATCGTTTGATTCGTATCTTTTTGCCCGATGAAGAAGGTGATCGTGCCTGTAATGGTGGTGTGGACATTTTGAACCGAGACCCACTTTTTAAAGACTATGTTCCATTTtatgaatattttgatgGTGATAGTGGTCGAGGATTAGGTGCATCGCATCAAACTGGGTGGACTTCTTTGGTGACCAAATGGATTCATGATAATGCTGCTAGTAATAGAGTTCCAAGGACTCCACAAACTCCAAAGAATAGAAGAAGACAATCAGTTTTCTTGCATGCCAGTGAAGAGGCCAACGATGACGATGAGGAAGAATTACAGAAATATGTTCCTAAATGTGGTCCAATGCCTGGTACTTTGGCTAGAAGAAAGTCAGGTAAATCATTGTTAAATTTAACTGTGAATGCCTTGGATTTGGGGGACGAAGAAGGAAGTGCAACTACAAAAGCTGCTGTGTGTGGTCAAGTCGGTGAAGGGAAATCAATCAGTGAAGAAGAGTTAGAAAAATTACACAAGGTCCAATCGGGGGCTTCTATTGATTCCAACGAAGCAGCTCAACTTGATAGTGATCTATTGGGTCAAGTTAGAGCTGctttcaagaaatttaaGTCAAGAACTGACgaagatgaatttgaaggtgatgaatttgaaactaGATGTTCATAA
- the NDE1 gene encoding NADH-ubiquinone reductase (H(+)-translocating) (Putative NADH dehydrogenase; may act alternatively to complex I in respiration; caspofungin repressed; rat catheter biofilm induced; Spider biofilm repressed) — protein sequence MFTRSLIKGGGRLATTRSLVNNSTSLVLKNQFKKYSTSTPPKVAKSKSSTIGKIFRYTFYTAVISVIGSAGLIGYKIYEESQPVDQVKQTPLFPNGEKKKTLVILGSGWGAISLLKNLDTTLYNVVIVSPRNYFLFTPLLPSVPTGTVELRSIIEPVRSVTRRCPGQVIYLEAEATNINPKTNELTLKQSTTVVSGHSGKDTSSSKSTVAEYTGVEEITTTLNYDYLVVGVGAQPSTFGIPGVAENSTFLKEVSDASAIRRKLMDVIEAANILPKDDPERKRLLSIVVCGGGPTGVEAAGEIQDYIDQDLKKWVPEVADELKVSLVEALPNVLNTFNKKLIDYTKEVFKDTNINLMTNTMIKKVNDKSLIANHKNPDGSTESIEIPYGLLIWATGNAPRDFTRDLIAKVDEQKNARRGLLVDERLKVDGTDNIFALGDCTFTKYPPTAQVAFQEGEYLANYFDKLHAVESLKYTIANPTPKDNVEKLSRKLARLEKNLPHFIYNYQGSLAYIGSEKAVADLVWGDWSNISSGGNLTFLFWRSAYIYMCLSVKNQVLVVLDWAKVYFFGRDCSKE from the coding sequence ATGTTTACTAGATCATTGATTAAAGGTGGTGGCAGACTTGCTACTACCAGATCATTGGTCAACAACTCTACTAGTTTGgttttaaaaaatcaatttaagAAATATTCAACATCAACTCCTCCTAAGGTTgccaaatcaaaatcttcGACAATTGGTAAAATATTCAGATACACTTTTTACACTGCTGTGATATCGGTTATTGGTTCTGCCGGTTTGATCGGTTACAAAATTTACGAAGAATCTCAACCTGTTGATCAAGTGAAACAAACACCATTGTTTCCTAatggtgaaaaaaagaaaactttaGTTATTTTGGGTTCTGGTTGGGGTGctatttcattattgaaaaacttGGATACCACTTTGTAtaatgttgttattgtcTCCCCAAGAaactattttcttttcaccCCATTGTTACCATCAGTTCCCACCGGTACTGTTGAATTGAGATCTATTATTGAACCTGTCAGATCAGTCACCAGAAGATGCCCTGGTCAAGTTATTTACCTTGAAGCAGAAGCTACAAATATCAACCCTAAAACTAATGAGTTGACACTTAAACAAAGTACTACTGTCGTTTCTGGTCATTCTGGTAAAGATACTTCCTCTTCTAAATCAACTGTTGCCGAATACACTGGGGTTGAAGAAATCACTACCACCTTGAATTATGACTATTtagttgttggtgttggtgcTCAACCATCTACTTTCGGTATTCCTGGAGTCGCTGAGAATTCAACCTTTTTGAAAGAAGTCAGTGATGCTTCTGCtattagaagaaaattgaTGGATGTTATTGAAGCTGCCAATATTTTACCTAAAGATGACccagaaagaaagagattATTGTccattgttgtttgtgGAGGTGGACCAACGGGTGTTGAAGCTGCTGGTGAAATTCAAGATTATATTGACCAAgatttgaagaaatggGTTCCTGAAGTTGCCGATGAATTGAAAGTCTCCTTGGTGGAAGCTTTACCAAACGTTTTGAACACATTtaacaagaaattgattgacTATACCAAAGAAGTTTTCAAAGACACtaatatcaatttgatgACTAATACCATGATCAAAAAAGTCAATGATAAAAGTTTGATTGCAAACCATAAAAACCCTGACGGATCTACTGAGTCTATTGAAATTCCATATGGTCTTTTAATTTGGGCTACTGGTAATGCACCAAGAGATTTCACTCGTGATTTGATCGCCAAAGTCgatgaacaaaaaaatgcCAGAAGAGGTTTATTGGTTGATGAAAGATTGAAAGTTGATGGTACTGATAACATTTTTGCCTTGGGTGATTGTACTTTTACCAAATACCCACCAACTGCACAAGTTGCCTTCCAAGAAGGTGAATATTTAGCCAATTATTTTGACAAATTGCATGCGGTTGAATCTTTGAAATACACCATTGCTAACCCAACTCCAAAGGacaatgttgaaaaattgtcaAGAAAATTAGCTAGATTAGAAAAGAATTTACCTCATTTCATTTACAACTACCAAGGGTCTTTGGCTTACATTGGGTCTGAAAAGGCTGTTGCTGATTTGGTCTGGGGTGATTGGTCAAATATAAGTTCCGGAGGTAATTTGACCTTTTTATTCTGGAGATCAGCTTATATTTACATGTGTTTATCAGTCAAGAACCAAGTGCTAGTTGTTTTAGATTGGGCTAAAGTCTATTTCTTTGGTAGAGATTGTTCTAAGGAATAG
- a CDS encoding ESCRT-I subunit protein (Ortholog(s) have role in protein targeting to membrane, protein targeting to vacuole and ESCRT I complex localization): MTEIHLDQTSQKIPDPVKFVSIEELHAFPLPKALESLPPSVFQQFLESKDLLQGYLKQLKAYQEKQSEIIDQLGELDNILENVIHKQLIKDYAALVDKINQQIKSINIIYQEFLNLETYQYQLLSNNFNQDILKLKFKKLLEKTNQDSLNIVKNYHEKGESTDDDFNNMIENFKESRKLYHSRKEKLHRWEEERVSGFV; encoded by the coding sequence ATGACAGAAATACACCTTGACCAAACTTCTCAAAAGATCCCTGACCCGGTAAAGTTTGTTTCTATAGAAGAATTGCATGCTTTCCCTTTACCAAAGGCATTAGAGTCGTTGCCACCATCAGTTttccaacaatttttaGAAAGTAAAGACTTACTACAAGGGTACTTAAAGCAATTAAAAGCATATCAAGAAAAGCAGCTGGAAATTATAGATCAATTGGGTGAATTGGATAATATTTTAGAGAACGTGATACACaaacaattgatcaaaGATTACGCAGCACTAGTGgataaaataaatcaacaaattaaaagtaTAAACATAATATATCAAGAATTTCTTAATCTTGAAACATACCAGTATCAACTActttctaataatttcaatcaggatattttgaagttgaaatttaaaaaattattggaaaaGACCAATCAAGATAGTTTAAACATTGTCAAGAATTATCATGAAAAGGGAGAGTCGACAGATGAcgatttcaataatatgattgaaaattttaaagAAAGTCGAAAATTGTACCATTCAAGAAAGGAGAAATTACATCGAtgggaagaagaaagagtAAGTGGATTTGTATAA
- a CDS encoding uncharacterized protein (Putative spermidine export pump; fungal-specific (no human or murine homolog)) — translation MDSKKASFESNHKELSASSSNEFNEVLEFTVSNYETLQQQKELGSRRSSVHRKSLEAIKKCITGESNYESPETKDYSVHHIYGDLDSDAIEIQRTQTRNLILTKLESRVEDNTNNYSNDNHEHEVECQDTISVIPDTNIEIAQHGKEFDTIDPELITWNGPDDTEDPRNWPINKKIFLLGFVSLYALVAPMSSSMLSPAMTFIAEDFHISSPIIKSMVVSIQILAWAFGPLIIAPLSEHDYIGRKLVLDVSCWMSLFFNLGCAFSQTTAQMMVCRFIGGLFGCVPMNVCAGVISDMFDAQSRNAALAGYSLVPLLGPVIAPVISGFIVDHKQWRWTFYVLCIFNGFVAITATFLFKETYSPTLLKRKAKKLREQTGNVNLHTIYEIADGETKLGKIWLCMVRPIKLLFTHPMIVGLGSFMAFTYGFMYLMIVTFPEIFGNQYGYSKSVTGLMYIPMGIGFIIGVIFWTYMVGNVYERLTSRNNGVAKPEFRLPCLIASSIFIPVGLIWFGWSAQKKLHWIMPGIGSAIFAMGLVCVFQTIQNYLIDMNVRYAASSVAAAALFRSLFGFSFPLFANKMYSALGYGWANTMCAFIGIFLGVPFPIFCYMYGEKIRHWADKRIEKEQSKRDQKNLERLKLKNDSVV, via the coding sequence ATGGACAGTAAGAAAGCATCCTTTGAATCAAACCATAAAGAGCTCTCGGCTTCTTCATCGAATGAATTTAATGAAGTTCTAGAATTCACAGTATCTAATTATGAAActctacaacaacaaaaagaacTTGGGAGCAGAAGAAGTTCAGTACATCGTAAATCACTAGAAGCAATTAAGAAATGTATCACGGGAGAGTCCAATTATGAATCTCCTGAAACTAAAGATTATTCAGTTCACCACATCTATGGCGATTTAGATTCTGATGCAATAGAAATTCAACGTACACAAACCAGAAACTTAATTTTAACAAAACTAGAGAGTCGAGTAGAAGATAACACTAATAATTACAGCAACGATAACCACGAGCATGAGGTTGAATGTCAAGATACTATAAGTGTAATTCCTGATACAAATATTGAGATTGCTCAACATGGTAAAGAGTTCGATACCATAGACCCAGAATTAATTACATGGAATGGACCCGATGACACTGAAGACCCGAGAAATTGgccaataaataaaaagataTTTTTACTAGGTTTCGTATCATTATATGCCTTGGTTGCTCCTATGTCATCATCAATGTTATCTCCAGCAATGACATTTATAGCAGAAGATTTCCATATATCATCACCCATAATAAAGTCAATGGTGGTTTCAATACAAATCTTGGCATGGGCATTTGGACCATTAATTATTGCCCCCTTATCTGAACATGATTATATTGGTCGTAAATTGGTTCTTGACGTGTCATGTTGGATgtcattatttttcaatcttgGATGTGCATTTTCACAAACCACGGCACAAATGATGGTTTGCCGATTCATTGGTGGCTTGTTTGGTTGTGTCCCCATGAATGTATGTGCTGGAGTCATTTCCGATATGTTTGATGCCCAATCCCGGAATGCAGCATTAGCTGGATATTCTTTAGTTCCATTGTTAGGACCAGTAATTGCTCCTGTGATATCAGGTTTCATAGTCGATCACAAACAATGGCGTTGGACATTTTATGTCTTGTGTATCTTCAATGGATTTGTTGCTATTACGGCtacttttttatttaaagaAACTTATTCACCAACCTTATTGAAACGTAAGGCCAAAAAATTGCGAGAACAAACGGGGAATGTCAATCTTCACACTATCTATGAAATTGCTGACGGGGAAACAAAATTAGGCAAAATTTGGCTTTGTATGGTTAGaccaatcaaattattgttCACTCATCCTATGATTGTTGGATTGGGGTCATTTATGGCATTTACATATGGGTTCATGTACTTGATGATTGTGACATTCCCAGAAATATTCGGCAACCAGTATGGCTATAGTAAAAGTGTGACTGGTTTGATGTATATCCCCATGGGTATTGGCTTTATTATTGGGGTTATCTTTTGGACATACATGGTTGGTAATGTTTATGAACGATTAACCAGTAGAAATAATGGGGTTGCCAAACCAGAATTTAGATTGCCTTGTTTAATTGCATCCTCGATATTTATCCCTGTCGGATTAATTTGGTTCGGTTGGTCTGCGCAAAAGAAGTTGCACTGGATCATGCCTGGTATTGGTAGTGCAATATTTGCCATGGGATTAGTGTGTGTGTTTCAAACTATTCAAAActatttgattgatatgAACGTGAGATATGCTGCAAGTTCagttgctgctgctgcctTGTTTAGATCGTTGTTTGGATTTAGTTTCCCATTGTTTGCTAATAAGATGTATAGTGCATTAGGTTATGGCTGGGCCAACACCATGTGTGCATTCattggaatttttttgggggtCCCATTCCCAATTTTTTGCTATATGTATGGTGAAAAAATAAGACATTGGGCCgataaaagaattgaaaaggAACAATCGAAAAGAGATCAAAAGAATTTGGAGagattaaaattgaaaaacgATAGTGTTGTATAG